The Juglans regia cultivar Chandler chromosome 2, Walnut 2.0, whole genome shotgun sequence genome includes a window with the following:
- the LOC109004669 gene encoding inositol-tetrakisphosphate 1-kinase 1-like, which produces MADECRFRIGYALAPKKQNSFIRDSLLNLAGSRGVDLVKIDPTLPLVDQGLFDCVLHKLYGEEWKQQLEEFRLRNPNAAIVDPPDAIERLHNRISMLQAVSDLRIESRNETFGIPKQIVIYDNETLFDGQAWESLKFPVIAKPLVADGSARSHRMNLVFNHDGLNKLRPPIVLQEFVNHGGVIFKVYVVGQYVRCVKRKSLPDVSEEKLGVSESVLSFSQVSNVASNEKVDDKYYKMMHLDDTEMPPQSFLADIANGLRHALKLNLFNFDVIRDARSGSRYLIIDINYFPGYAKVPGYEALLTDFFLDVVNKEEKEVAKFVSSDKDIRKIVSDNFCSDGNEIGPDEMEKSIQSCHQCQQITR; this is translated from the coding sequence ATGGCTGACGAGTGCAGATTCAGAATAGGATACGCCTTGGCGCCGAAGAAACAGAACAGCTTCATCCGAGACTCTCTGCTGAATCTTGCAGGGTCTCGTGGCGTGGATCTCGTCAAGATTGACCCGACCCTGCCGCTGGTGGATCAGGGCCTATTCGACTGCGTACTACACAAATTGTACGGAGAGGAGTGGAAGCAGCAACTGGAAGAGTTCCGTCTCAGGAACCCTAATGCGGCCATCGTGGACCCCCCCGATGCGATCGAGCGCCTCCACAACCGAATCTCCATGCTACAGGCCGTTTCGGATCTCAGGATAGAGTCCCGGAACGAAACGTTCGGGATCCCCAAGCAAATCGTCATCTACGACAATGAAACCCTCTTCGATGGGCAGGCATGGGAGAGCCTCAAGTTCCCGGTGATCGCAAAGCCCTTGGTCGCCGACGGCAGTGCCAGATCGCACAGAATGAACTTGGTGTTCAACCACGACGGACTAAACAAGCTCAGGCCCCCGATTGTCCTCCAAGAATTCGTGAACCACGGCGGGGTCATCTTCAAGGTCTACGTTGTCGGCCAGTACGTCAGGTGCGTGAAACGCAAGTCGTTGCCGGACGTCTCGGAAGAGAAATTGGGTGTCTCTGAAAGCGTATTGTCGTTTTCGCAGGTATCGAATGTCGCTAGCAACGAAAAGGTTGACGACAAATACTACAAGATGATGCATTTGGACGATACTGAGATGCCGCCGCAGAGTTTCCTCGCTGATATCGCCAACGGACTGCGGCATGCCCTGAAACTGAATCTCTTTAACTTCGATGTCATTCGGGACGCGAGGTCTGGGAGTCGCTACCTTATAATTGACATCAATTACTTTCCCGGGTATGCCAAAGTGCCGGGTTACGAGGCTTTATTGACGGATTTCTTCTTGGATGTAGTGAATAAGGAAGAGAAGGAGGTGGCGAAGTTTGTTAGTTCTGACAAAGATATAAGAAAGATTGTGAGCGATAATTTTTGCAGTGATGGGAATGAAATTGGTCCGGACGAGATGGAGAAATCGATTCAATCCTGTCATCAATGTCAGCAAATTACCCGGTAA
- the LOC109004667 gene encoding transcription factor MYB39-like: MGRPPCCDEDGLKKGPWTPEEDQKLIAYISSHGHGSWRALPKLAGLNRCGKSCRLRWTNYLRPDIKRGKFSEDEERKIINLHSILGNKWSRIATKLPGRTDNEIKNYWNTNLRKKLLRMGIDPTSHKPRTDLNHLVNLSQLLGAANFRNLMIPNWGSQALISNLQADHASHLANIQLLQNLWQIINTNPLLNMDNTDHLFGIRNLNPFEGLLNGTSTLYMNKEPLLTGLEEYIIDSGLLKNPKAPSNCPGISNSWEGVSDGFIPEILGIKNSSFSSTLNENQTENQNLLPALLSESPGTYHVNQMEISKTTDPNQSSTESASSSTIFEAWDKLMDDETSDTYWKDILELTSSSTSPITSW; this comes from the exons ATGGGTCGACCCCCATGTTGTGATGAGGACGGTTTGAAGAAGGGGCCATGGACGCCCGAGGAAGATCAGAAACTAATTGCTTACATTAGCAGCCATGGCCATGGAAGTTGGAGGGCACTCCCCAAGCTTGCTGGCTTGAACAGGTGCGGAAAGAGTTGCAGACTAAGGTGGACAAATTACCTTAGGCCTGATATCAAGAGAGGGAAGTTCTCTGAAGATGAAGAGCGAAAGATCATCAACCTTCATTCTATTCTTGGAAACAA GTGGTCAAGGATTGCAACAAAACTTCCTGGGCGGACCGACAATGAGATCAAGAACTACTGGAACACTAATTTAAGGAAGAAGTTGCTTCGAATGGGAATCGACCCAACCAGCCACAAGCCAAGAACTGATCTCAATCACCTTGTGAATCTTTCTCAGTTGCTTGGTGCTGCAAACTTCAGAAATTTAATGATTCCTAATTGGGGCAGTCAAGCTCTAATTAGTAATTTACAGGCTGATCATGCCTCTCACCTGGCAAATATCCAACTCCTGCAAAATCTGTGGCAGATTATAAATACAAACCCTCTTCTAAATATGGATAATACTGATCATCTGTTTGGGATCCGAAATCTCAACCCTTTTGAAGGACTTCTGAATGGGACAAGCACTCTCTACATGAACAAGGAGCCCCTCCTGACAGGTCTTGAAGAGTATATAATTGATTCGGGACTGCTCAAGAACCCTAAAGCTCCCAGCAACTGCCCGGGTATTTCTAACTCTTGGGAAGGAGTTTCAGATGGATTCATCCCAGAAATTCTTGGTATAAAAAACAGCAGCTTTAGCAGTACATTAAATGAGAATCAAACAGAAAACCAGAACCTATTGCCAGCATTGCTTTCTGAATCTCCGGGTACGTACCATGTCAACCAAATGGAAATTAGCAAGACTACTGATCCAAATCAATCCTCAACCGAGTCAGCTTCTTCCAGTACTATCTTTGAGGCTTGGGACAAGCTCATGGATGATGAAACGAGCGATACCTATTGGAAAGATATATTGGA ATTAACATCCTCTTCAACATCGCCAATTACGTCATGGTAG